In Gemmatimonas sp., one genomic interval encodes:
- a CDS encoding MerC domain-containing protein, with the protein MRVPVATHERPDRPWLDRLGIATSTLCAVHCAATALFAGLLSTLGASRLGDPQVETVFLAASLGVGAVSLGPSYPRHRSPRPALWLAAGFVLLLVVRPATEMPVAEVLAGVAGALCIVRAHWLNARLVTTCRRTAPVVAG; encoded by the coding sequence ATGCGCGTCCCCGTCGCCACTCATGAACGCCCTGACCGGCCCTGGCTCGACCGCCTTGGCATCGCCACCAGCACGCTGTGCGCGGTGCACTGCGCGGCCACGGCGCTGTTTGCGGGGCTGCTGTCGACCCTCGGGGCCAGCCGACTTGGCGACCCGCAGGTGGAGACCGTGTTTCTTGCGGCGTCGCTCGGCGTGGGGGCCGTCAGTCTGGGGCCGTCGTACCCGCGCCACCGCTCGCCGCGCCCCGCGCTGTGGTTGGCCGCAGGGTTCGTCCTGCTGCTGGTGGTGCGTCCCGCTACGGAAATGCCCGTGGCGGAGGTGCTGGCGGGGGTAGCTGGTGCGCTGTGCATCGTGCGCGCGCACTGGTTGAACGCCCGCCTGGTCACCACCTGTCGCCGTACGGCACCGGTAGTGGCGGGGTAA
- a CDS encoding fatty acid desaturase CarF family protein codes for MSVLLVLLQIVAVWLITDLLSGVFHWIEDAYGDPSWPIVGRHVTKPNILHHYAPRAFVTNSWFLSSRLLLAICAGITALTLALGVFNWMIALSMVLGLNANQVHKWSHRSRRENGPIVRLLQRLHLIQSPSHHHRHHVLGKDSHYCVLTDFLNPILDGVGFWRGLERLIARVFGVTRRDDEAMARAVLADDPAIFGPHLEAVRQQVARQGRARAQAHPRASSGRTTAHAAT; via the coding sequence ATGTCCGTACTGCTCGTGCTGTTGCAGATCGTCGCTGTCTGGCTCATTACCGACTTGCTGTCGGGCGTCTTTCACTGGATTGAAGACGCGTACGGGGACCCGTCGTGGCCCATCGTTGGTCGCCACGTCACGAAGCCCAATATCCTGCATCATTACGCCCCGCGGGCGTTCGTGACGAACTCGTGGTTCCTCAGTTCACGGCTGTTGCTCGCCATTTGCGCCGGCATCACCGCCCTGACGCTGGCGCTCGGCGTGTTCAACTGGATGATTGCGCTGTCCATGGTGCTCGGGCTCAATGCCAACCAGGTGCACAAGTGGAGCCATCGCTCCCGCCGGGAGAACGGCCCGATCGTGCGGCTCCTGCAGCGGCTGCACCTCATCCAATCACCGTCGCATCACCACCGCCACCATGTGCTGGGGAAAGACTCGCACTACTGCGTGCTCACCGACTTCCTCAATCCCATCCTCGACGGCGTGGGTTTCTGGCGCGGACTGGAGCGGCTGATTGCGCGGGTGTTCGGCGTCACGCGCCGCGACGATGAAGCCATGGCGCGCGCGGTGCTCGCCGATGATCCGGCCATCTTCGGTCCGCATCTCGAGGCCGTCCGGCAGCAGGTGGCGCGACAGGGGCGCGCCCGCGCTCAGGCGCACCCTCGCGCATCGTCGGGGCGCACCACCGCCCACGCCGCAACCTGA
- a CDS encoding CopD family protein produces MTWAGAARLLLYVGALLAMGRASVAFLDPEWKAGARSVHESRAPRVLAWGGAAALVTAPLLLLVLQLSALEMTSADVPTLLTDTGWGQGWSQLMGACVLAGVALLLPVGRTTSLLLLMASLGVAAAMGGLGHAAADERWPLGARLLDAMHVAAMGAWIGGLVVTLLITRVPAFALRDAAWRTFSRTATIMAPVTVLTGVGSGARLLLGTPPAAILASDYGRLLLLKSALVLIVLTVGARQRKRITRGENPAVRAVRVECAVAAVVLLITAALTGSEPPAAD; encoded by the coding sequence GTGACGTGGGCAGGAGCAGCGCGCCTGCTGCTGTACGTGGGCGCGCTGCTGGCCATGGGACGCGCCAGCGTGGCATTTCTCGATCCCGAGTGGAAGGCCGGCGCACGCAGCGTGCACGAATCGCGCGCCCCGCGCGTGCTGGCGTGGGGCGGGGCGGCCGCGCTGGTGACGGCGCCGCTGCTGCTGCTGGTGCTGCAATTGAGCGCGCTCGAGATGACCAGCGCCGACGTGCCCACGCTGCTCACCGACACCGGGTGGGGGCAGGGGTGGAGTCAATTGATGGGGGCGTGCGTTCTGGCCGGTGTGGCCCTGCTGCTGCCGGTGGGACGTACGACCTCGCTGCTGCTGCTCATGGCCTCGCTGGGCGTGGCGGCGGCAATGGGCGGGCTGGGGCACGCCGCCGCCGATGAGCGCTGGCCGCTGGGGGCGCGGCTGCTCGACGCCATGCATGTGGCGGCGATGGGCGCCTGGATTGGCGGTCTGGTGGTGACGCTGCTCATTACTCGCGTACCGGCCTTTGCCCTGCGCGACGCCGCGTGGCGCACCTTCAGCCGCACGGCCACGATCATGGCCCCGGTGACCGTACTCACCGGCGTGGGGAGTGGCGCGCGTCTCCTGCTGGGCACGCCCCCCGCCGCCATTCTTGCCAGCGACTACGGCCGTCTGCTCCTGCTCAAGTCGGCGCTGGTGCTCATCGTGCTGACCGTCGGGGCCCGTCAACGAAAGCGCATCACGCGGGGGGAAAATCCCGCCGTGCGCGCTGTGCGCGTCGAGTGTGCGGTTGCCGCCGTCGTGCTGTTGATTACGGCGGCGCTCACCGGCAGCGAGCCGCCCGCCGCCGACTGA
- a CDS encoding copper resistance CopC family protein produces the protein MMRPRLLLPALVLAVVTPALVSAARLPHLKLRAIFPGKDTTVTTSPEAVKLWLSELADLPATKVAVTNATGAAVPTAKLTRGATKDEPVVAKFSTPLTDGKYTITWKAMSKDGHVVDGVSAFTVKLAK, from the coding sequence ATGATGCGTCCCCGTCTGCTGCTGCCCGCGCTCGTGCTGGCCGTTGTCACTCCTGCTCTGGTCAGTGCGGCGCGCCTGCCGCATCTCAAGTTGCGGGCGATCTTTCCCGGGAAGGACACGACGGTGACCACGTCCCCCGAGGCCGTGAAGCTGTGGTTGAGTGAACTCGCCGATCTGCCAGCCACGAAGGTGGCGGTCACCAACGCGACGGGCGCTGCCGTACCCACCGCCAAACTGACACGCGGTGCCACCAAGGACGAACCGGTGGTGGCGAAGTTCAGTACGCCGTTGACCGATGGCAAGTACACGATCACGTGGAAGGCCATGTCGAAGGATGGTCATGTCGTTGACGGCGTTTCCGCGTTCACCGTGAAGCTCGCGAAGTAG
- a CDS encoding type B 50S ribosomal protein L31: MAKEGIHPPYHSVVFKDASTGALVLTRSTMTSEQKIKLDDGNEYPLILLEITSDSHPFYTGTQRLIDTQGRVDKFKKRYGR, translated from the coding sequence ATGGCCAAAGAAGGCATTCATCCGCCGTACCACTCGGTCGTTTTCAAGGATGCGTCGACCGGCGCGCTGGTCCTCACCCGTTCGACGATGACGAGCGAGCAGAAGATCAAGCTCGACGACGGCAACGAGTACCCGCTCATCCTCCTCGAAATCACGAGCGACTCGCACCCGTTCTACACGGGCACCCAGCGCCTCATCGACACGCAGGGTCGCGTCGACAAGTTCAAGAAGCGCTACGGCCGCTGA